GGTGTCTATGCAGACAAGTCAGTGCCTGGTGCTGCAGCAGACATGGCAGCGTTCACCAACAGCCCCACAGCCAGCACCGGTACCCAGCCAGGTCAGCACGGGGCATCTGCCGTCAACCTTCATCCTTcgcagggaagcagcagctccccgaCCCCCAACTCCTGGCGGAGAGGTTCCTACTGCGGCAGAAGTTTGAAGCCGATCCCCAAGGCACCAACCTGATGTTTGCCTTCTTCGCCCAGCATTTCACCCACCAGTTCTTCAAGACATCCGGGAAGATGGGACGTGGCTTCACCAAGGCGCTGGGGCATGGGGTGAGGGGCATCGGAGttggggggtgcagggagcaAGGAGGGGGGCCAGGGCATGCATGGCCTTTTGGAGCAGCCCTGACACCATCTTCTCTTGGCAGGTGGATCTCGGGCACTTGTACGGGGACAGCCTGCAGCGGCAGCACCAGCTGCGGCTCTTCAGAGACGGGAAGCTGAAATTCCAGGTACCACCCAGCACGGCTGAAACATGTCTGAGCCCTGTGCTCCAGGGCTGTTTGAAGCCCACGTCCCTCTGGCAGCTGCCAGAGACTCCCAGGAGCATCAGGAGACCCCAGCCCTGTAAGAGACCTGGTGGCCCATGTGGAGCACTGCCAGGGCCCCCCTTGGTGGCTGCTGCCCAGAGGTGCCATATCAGGGTGATGAGCATTGGGTTGAGCTATTCTGATGGCAGCAGACATCCTGCAGTTGGGGCTGTATGAGGGGGATGTTTCTGTTTGGCTCAGCActtgcaggagagcagccatgGTGCCCCCAGGGAGGCAGGTCCTAGCTGGGCAGGCTTTCACCGCAGtggttttctcccttcctccctttctgctATCCTGTTCTTGTCTCCCCAAGGTGGTGGATGGAGAGGTGTACCCCCCCATGGTCACTGATGCTCCGGTCCACATGGTCTACCCATCTGCCATCCCCAAGGAGAAGCAGATGGCCATGGGCCAGGAGGTGTTTGGGCTGCTGCCGGGGCTCTGCATGTATGCCACGCTCTGGCTGCGCGAGCACAACCGCGTCTGCGACATACTGAAACAGGAGCATCCCACTTGGAGCGATGAGCAGCTCTTCCAGACGGCTCGTCTCATCCTCATCGGTGAGGACCAGTGGTGCCACAGGGCGCGGGCACCACAGAGCCCCATGtcccacctccctgggcaagcTCCAGGGACTTGGGCGTTGGTCAGTCTCTGTTGAGGGTGATGGCCAGTCTGGCTTTAGGGGCTGGAGGAGTTTCTCTGGCAGCCTTCTGGGGATCGATGGCTTTGGACCATATAGCAAAAATTGGCTTTTGTCCAtcaaaaaatttcatttgtaataattttgtCATAGTTctaaattacttcattttaatattCTATTATAAATTTACTATAATCTCAAGAAATGTCATTATTGACCAAAATCCAGAAGGGACCCATGTCTCCACATTATCTCTAAGAAGCATTTCAAGGTCAGCTTCCTCAggaattttttcacttttggcAGACTGACCTGTGCTGGTGAAAAGTTCCCAACCAACTCCACAAGCCCATAGTCAGAAAGGTCCCAGGGGGTGGATGGGTGCTGGGACGTGCTGCCATAGCGTGTGGGTCACATCTCAGGGTACAGAGCCAGTAGATCCATCTGCTGACAGCTGACAGCTGCTTCTCTTGCGTCCTGCCCAGGGGAGACCATTAAGATCGTCATTGAAGACTATGTCCAGCATCTCAGCGGGTACTTCCTAAGCCTCAAGTTTGACCCCGAGCTGCTGTTTGGGACACAGTTCCAGTACCGGAATCGCATCGCAGTGGAGTTCAACCAGCTCTATCACTGGCACGGGCTGATGCCCGACTCCTTCATCATCCAGGGACAAGAGTACAGCTATGAGCAGTTCCTCTACAACACCTCCATGCTCATGGACTATGGCGTGGAGGCGCTGGTGGAGTCCTTTTCCAAGCAGATTGCAGGAAGGGTAAGGTcctgctgtcccctccctgccagcgCCGGGGCTGTGGGACCCCGGGAGGGATGCTCGTGGTACCGTGAAGGcagatgctgctgtgctgtcagGTGGTGGAGCCAAGCTCGGAGAATTGCAGGGCGGCAGTGGGGTTTCAAGCTTCTCTTCTTACACGGTGCAAAGCTCCGGTCGAAGGCATAGCCTGTCCCTGCAGCGCCTGGAGCACAGCTGTAGCACACCAGTAACGAACCTCCCCGTTCAGCAGCGGGTTGCATGTCACAGTCTTCTACCCAGGGCAGCACCCAATGGGCATGTTGTGAGTCCTCCCCACGAGCACCATACCAAGGCTGGGCCTTGGCAGCCCCATTTGCTTGTTCTTGGGACTCTGTAGCATACATCATGGTGACACCAGGAGCCTGTGGTAAGCTGGCTGATGGGGCTGGGATCTCCTGGCCCAGACCGGGCTGTAGAGCAGCCAGGGCATGGGAGCAATTTGTCTGGCACTGTTCTTTGCTGCCATCACATGGATGTTTTCTTCCAAGCAATTACATATACATTTCTGACTGTCTTTTCTTGTGCAGAGCAGCAAGGCTGGGGTGCAGACCTGCTGCTCTTTGGGTGTGTGGGCTCTCTCTGTGACCCCAAACCCCCATAATCTCTCCCCTTGTCCCGGGTCACTGCCCATCTGGGGCTTCTCCTGCACCATTCCCTGACCCATGCTGGGAACAGGACCAGCTTTAACCTAAGCTGTTCTACAGCTTTTTTTGGGCAACATCCAGTGATTCCCCCTCTTCTTGCTGCTGCAATGATGTGCTGGTCTCCACAACACCGTGCCAGGACATGATACTTTAGTGCGGGGCGGTGGGGCTGTACCGCGGCTCCCCTGGAGCAGATGCTGGTACTGCCTCGTGCCTTACGTGTGCTCCTCGTGTTCTCACACAGATCGGTGGGAGACAAACCATCAATGCCAACGTCTTGAAAGTGGCTGTTGGAGTCATCAGGGAATCCCGGCAGCTGAGGCTACAGCCATTTAATGAGTATCGGAAGAGGTTTGGCATGAAGCCCTACAAGTCCTTTCAGGAGCTAACAGGTagggctgcagtgctgctgcaggagctctcGGGGCTTCGCTGGGGCAGTGTAGATGCTCTGTGTAGATGCAGGCAGGGTACAAGACCACCAGCTGCTCCCCCGCCGCTGGGTTTGCCCAGTGGAGCAGCCGCTCCTGCCCATCCAAGCCTTGCCTGGTCATGACCCTCGCACCGGGGCAGACAGGGCTGATGCCTTGGTTGCAGAGGTCCTTCCTCCTGCGGCACTGGACGAGTGGTCCAGAGGGCAGTGCCTGGCCTGGGAGCCGGCTTGCCACTGCCTGGGTTGTGGGAACTGCCACGTTCCTGTAACCCACAGCAAGGGAGGTCCTTGTCGGGGGGTGATGCCCTTGCTAAAGCACTCTGATGTTCACTTgatgcaggagaggaagagaaggcgGCAGAGCTGGAAGAGCTGTATGGAGACATTGATGCTCTGGAGTTTTATCTGGGCTTGTTGCTTGAGAAACCCCAACCCAATGGTATTTTTGGTGAAAGCATGGTGGAGATCGGAGCTCCGTTTTCCCTGAAGGGGCTTCTTGGAAACCCCATCTGCTCTCCAGAGTACTGGAAACCCAGTACATTCGGTGGAGCAACTGGCTTCGAGATAGTTAAGTCAGCATCGCTTGAGAAGCTCGTGTGCCTCAATGTGAAGAAGTGCCCATATGTGGCGTTTCGTGTGCCGGATGCTGCGGAAAATGGCAGCCCTCGAAGGGGTGGATCATCTACTGAGCTGTAGCACCAGGACAGCCTGCCCAGGTAGAGACCATCCTTGCCCAGGCGCTGGCAGAGCTGAGCTCCCGGCCTGGCGCTGAATGTCCCGTTCCTTCCCGCAGGAAGCAGAAGGGACACGGGGACCTGTCCACCCCTGTGCCGAGCAGAAGCAGGACAGAAGATGGTCCCATCCTGGGTGTCCTCCACACCAGCCCTTGAGGAAAGGCTGGTACCAGCTCTGTGAAAAGCTTGAGTGCCTCAGGAGTGTGGCTGCCACCACTGTCCTCAGCAGACCCTATTCCCTTGCTAGCTAACACCTTGCACTAAGCCAGCTTTGGGGTTCCCCAGGGGACACTCACCTCTCCGGGACACTCTGGACTCCCCTGCGCTTTGTCACCCTCCGCCCTCACTGCTTTCCAGCACCAGGCCACCAGCAGCCCCTCTTCTGCAGGGCTTCCCCACTCGGGACAGAGGAGTGCAGAGCCTGGGGAGCCCTCGCagtccttcctctgctgcacCCGGTTAAGGTGCTGAGCTCCCcaggggaggtggaggaggcAGGCAGCACGCAGAGGAACGTGGAGGACATGCTGTAGGTGGGCATGATGGCCCAGTGGCAGCTGAGCTTGCAGTAGGAACCTGCCctgagctgcttctcctgcagcaggaacCTGCCctgagctgcttctcctgcagctgctccgGGCCGTCCACCCCAGCCTGCCCAGCACACGGCTGGGCATAGCTGAGACACAACCAGGAAGAAGGAACCAAAGCAGTATCTCTGCAGGAGGAAACCAGGGGAGAAGCATCAGATGAGACCTCCTGCATCTCCCACCTGCTGGCTGGGACCCTTGCACACACCGCTGGCCGTCTGAGCTGGTCTGGTCACACTGGGCTGCTCAGAGCAAGATGCTacctctgtgcaaacacagtGATGAAGGCTCTTCCGTCCTACAATCATTATGCTTCCCTGCACTGATAGCTCAGTAAATGGTGTCCCCAAGGCACACAGACCCCGCTTCTGTCCTACTCCAGAAACGCACGCAGATGTTGGCCCTCACCGATGTAATGACATGGTGGTTGGCAGCCACTGTCACTGGCCTCGATCCCCATCAGATCCCAGGTCACCTCCAGGAGaatggatatttaaaataataaatgattttaaaaactcCTCTCATTTCCGCCAGCCAGTTTCCAAGCATTGTCTCACCAGTGGCAGGCCCTGCAAGAGGGCAGGAGGCttggaaggcagcaggagagctggggaagagaagTCCCTGAGGTGTTGCTGGAAGGCTGGTGTCCCCGCTGGGAGCCATGCAGTCGGAGCGGGCTGTGCTCACCGCCACTGTGCCGTGTCATTGCTGACtgcatcagaagaaataaatggagCGACCCTCCTCCTTAGGTGATGCTTCAGTGGGGGCTCTCTGAGCCCAAGTCTCCCATGAAGGTTTGAGCTATGCTGCCCTCCGGCCACCCCCCTCACAGCCCTGAGCTGCACCGCTCTGATGTTGGTAACACAGCACTTACATCCAGCATTATGTATTTCTATCACATAAAATCTATCCGCACGTCAATCTTGCTGACCAGGTGTTTTGTAGGCATGAAAGAGAGCTTATGGCTGCAGTTTCCTCCTGTGCTGAGCCGGTGGAGAGGTCTGCTCCTGAGCTCCTGTTCTGTCCCGGCAGGACTCAAACCTGGCATGGTGACTTCATGCCACGAGGCTGtgggggctgctctgctcccgGCCGGATCCTTCTCGCAGGGTTCTCCACCCTGACCTGCCGGGCACCGCcggctgctcctctgcccatCACACAACGCCGTGGGAGACAAGAGGAGAACCAGGGCAGGGAGTCCTGCTCCAGGGCACTGCCCTGAAACCTGGCACCAGGCAGCAGGTGAGggatggggcaggcagggacgaGGAGGACAGCAGATGTGATATCTCTGGGTAGATATACCCAGGTAGACACAGCCCCCTCCATTCTCTCTATCGCCATTCCCTAGGCAGGATGAGGATGGATGGGGACGCTGGCCATTTGGGGAGGAAGTGACAATCCTGTGATGTCCCACCTAGTGCCCTGGAAGTTTCAATCATTTCTGGTTGCaccagctgatttttttatccCTGATCAACCAAGTATGTCATGATCCAAATTCCTCAAGGGAGTGTTGTGAGGCACTTCCAGGGAACAATAAAACCAGTTACAGGGAGGTGTTACAGGAATTTGAAACCAGGGAGATTTAAAGAGCTGGTGCCTTTGGCAGGGACGTGTTAGGAGGACGTCATAGTGAAGGAACATCTGCAAGCGGAGACTCCCAAGGCGAGAGCCTTCTCACTTGCTCTCTTTAACCCTTCAGAAATCAGATGGGTTTATGAGGATATCATCTGGATTTTAGTTTCCTTATGGCGCGCAGGGAGGCAGAGAAGCAGGTCTAGCCCGTGAAGGCACAGCAGACAGGTTTGCCTGCTGCATGCTCACCTGGGTTGGCccttccctgcctgtgccctgcccAGCCGTCCCGGCACATAGAGACCCCGGTCCCACTGCTCCTGCACAGCTTGCAGCACCGTGTAGTGCAGAAGTGCTGAGCAGCAAGCCGAGAGGAGGACACGGTCCTTTCCCAGCCCACAGACcctttttcccagctttccccttcccttccccaccagGTGGGAGGCCAGCGGTGACGCTGTGCCCAGGTACCCGAACGACCAACACCCGCCGATGGCTTGTTACGTGGCACTAGTGGGGGTCTGCCCAGCCACCGGCAGTACCCCGTGCTGTGAACCCCCCCGAGGACCACAACCCTCGCTGCACTTCCCtcagccagccagcagcacaacgctcaaaaaaaaggcaaatggcaGCAAACAGGGAGCAACACACAGTCAAAGACAGCGTGTCTCAAATCCACACTGGGATCCATGTCTCCAGCCAGCTGGAGCACAATTCCAGAGCGTGCCTATGACTGCCCTCACCCTGCGCTGAGCGGCTCCAGCCTCGAGCATCCTTCACCATCTGGCTAAAGGCACAAGTTTGGCTCGTTTCAGTTAGACCACAAACATCCTGCTTTTGTCCGTAGCTATCGAAGGCTGCCAGCACTGCTTTGGTACCAACTGATAAGTGTATGAAAGCCCATCAGGCACGCAGAGAGCTGCCTAGATGCTCTCTGCCACCAAGAAGGAATGTTTCACCACGAGCTAGCTCAGCTGAGCCAATGCTGGCAAACCTGAGATCTCCCACTCGTGCCACCGGCTCCCCACACGGCACAGTCCAGGACAGCAAAGCATCTCCCTCCGGCGCCACACAGTTCTGCTAGCGGGAAAAGCTttgaaattgtttctttgtaGGACCAACACGTACCAACCCCAGGCACAGCATCCAACACGCTACCGAAACCTCCTCCAAGCCTGGGGACCCACAGCCCCGCACATGGagcttcccccagcccagcaccaccaAGCCCTTGCATTTGCTTTGCTAATCTCTCAGCCGTGTGTAGTTGCAGAAATCGCTCACATCCTCACCAGCTTGCCCATCACAATGCCGCAGCCACCTCCAAGGTAGAAGACAGTAGTTGCATCTAAACATGGTGTTTAGTCTGGTACATCCACCAGCATCACCCAGCGGGACAAGGGCTCCAAGCACCCCCCGCCACTGCAAGCTCTGGGGACGGCGCGGAGGCGAGCGCTGCCAGACGTACCCTCTGTTTGAGCTCTTGGTAAACACAGCTCATAGGACGTCCTGTGATTTTTTAAACAAGCGTCTCCGAGGAGCCCAGCTGCGGCTCGCCTGCACGGAGACATGCGGACAGGAGGACGGCGTTGCCTGTGTTCGTGCAGTGCGAGCAGCAACAATGAAAACATGTCTGTGGTTGTGCGACCTCTTAAGTGATGATTCACCGGGCAGGAGGTTAGTACTGACCAGAGCAGACTGTACAAGGACGATCAGTTGTCTGCAATGGTTTTTCATGCAAAGTCGTCCCTGTGGTTAGAAGGAAGGGGGCAGAAGTTGCAGCcgggctgcagctgctccagggTTTCCCTTTCCAGGCAGCCTGCACCCCTCTGGCCCCGGGGCTGATCACGGTCTGTGCTGGAAAGTCATCTGAACCCCACGGTGGCAAGAACAAGCAGGGTCCCGAGGCCGAATGGAAAAGCAATCGCTTAAGTCCCCCGGACGCCCCCGAGCCCGCCCCAGCAGGCCCCTTTGCGGCGTGAGTCACACCAGCGATTGCACAGGAACATTTGTTTGGATTTTCAACAAAGGTGTATGTTGAACATTTTAGAAAGAAGAGGTACATTggaggtcaaaaaaaaaaaaatcagtataaacTTTTCTTTGCTAAATCTCGTCCCCTGTGCCTGGCACCCAGGTCAGCATCATGATTAAACGCCCAAGTTAAGCTCATCCTGTGATTTCATTCCTGCTCTCGCCGAGCAGCCGCTTGCGTTTCCTTGTGCGTTTGCATTCTGTGGCCAAATTCTGCTGTTTGTATTGGAACACCATTAAACGTGAACAAACTCAGGTGAtttttcactcctctctcccagtgCAGAGTTATGCTCTCCTGGAAAAATAGTTGTTTCTGGCTGCCCTCTCCGCAATAGGCagctttttccaaaacaaaacatttcccagGGGCAACACAACCTACCTGacaagtggtttttttcaactCCTATTTATAGTAATTCTCGAAGATGAAAATCAGACACAGAGATGACTTGGTATATGTACCTTCTTGATCTGAAGGGTGTATCACATAAAccagagcaggctgcagccAAGGTGACGCGCAAAACCAACCGATCAGAGAGCCGCTACCTGCAGGGAGAGCCGCGCCTGCCCGTTTGTCCTCCGCTTGAGAAGTAGCAGATAGAAAATGGGGCAAAGAAAGGACAGACTGCAAAGACAGAGCACAGAACATCTCAGTAGGAAGAAGTCTTGTTTGTTGGATCTTAACCACGTCTTAACTTAGCGTCACACTTTGGATATACAACTAGTGTAAATGTCTCAAAACATTTAAAGGTGATAAATACCAACCTTATTGTCCAGCaccagctgttttctttctgagctcTCTTGTCctgttgaaacaaaaatattgaagaaagtttgctttttatatatGGCTTTTAGAAGCTGGCACAATCAAGTCCGAAAAAAGTTAAAGCACGAACAATGcctgtgcagctctgccagcatgAGAGAAGGTGACTCCGGTCACTTTGCCGCAGGACTCCAGACTCCCTCGGCCTTTCACAAGCCATGTTTTTCTATCTcagacactaaaaaaaaaagcagcagaattgcTGGTGAGAGGAAGCGGGGGAAGAAACAACCGGGAGATGTCAAGGGACATAAACGCACAGCCCGGTGCTGCCTCCGGACGCTCCTTCCCTGCAGATCTGcctgcgggcaggggctgcctgcgctgcctggcCAGCAAACAGAAACCCCTTCAGGAGGTGCACCGGGAGCGCGGCTGGGCAAACCAACTCTTTCCTAACGTCGGGTGGCGTCTAGCAGCATGCAGAACACTTGGCCAAGGCACGTGAGGTCTAGTGACACAATATTCGAGGGTACAACCCCTTCAGCCATCAGAGTTGACTAATTTCTACCACGCGCCGCACCAGAGCCCTGCACAGGACCGAAAACCACTATCCCAGTCGATCAGCTTTCTGCCAAGATCCCTGTTACGTGCTCAGGCAGCTCCTGTGCCagaaaagagagatgaaaacatctttggcaaaattaaaaagcattctttATTCAAACCCAAAGCATTTAGTAGGAATGCATAATTTAAATGACGTTCTGAGGGTGACCTAGTACAACGGctttgggggaaggagaggcacCTGTAGCAAACTGAAAACCTGACGCTCTCGATGCCAAGCTGAAGgtttcaaaacagttttgttttacGCAGGTGTTcatacaatttcattttcactttagTCTCccatatgtgtatataaatacacCTCAATTCTTAATCTGCTGGTCAGGATCACATCTAAAATTAGAGAAGTAAAGCAGCGTTTAACACTTCAACCAAAACAAATGTACACTGTTGGTATGTTGTAGTTTTTATTTGTACTGAATGGATAGTGGACAGACACTCACAAATTAGTAACTAACCtattctaaattattttgttacatTGTTTAATGCTCATTAAGAACGCTGGGTTTTTAGGGCACACAATTACCAGGTGCTCAGTAGGACTGAGCTCCAAGAAgggacagaagcagcagagctgccgcCAGcctcccctgccttctcatGCTCGTGCTGCCTGCGCCGAGAGCGAGAGCCGGCATCGAACCGCGTCTTCTCTCTACCCCTCACCCTCGTGCTCGTTATATTCCCCCAGATCAATGATTAATTGGATtcagacctttttttcttttcctttttgctgctggCACTGTAAACCATCTATCATATACCCGAGCGCTGGAGATGAATAACCAGGCGTCACCTTGCTGCAGGCTGTCCGACAtagagcagcaggagaggttCTGATCTTATTGCAGTTTTGCTGCCATAGgggccaaaaaaaaaccccactttataaaaataaaacttcagtgaCTCAAGCAGTCCGGTCTCCCACGACCGCCTCTCCATCCAGGTTTTACGACGATGCTAATACGCACCCCGTCTGCACGACAGACTTCACCGAATCTTATCCTGAATATAAATTACAgctactttgatttttttcttaaatgtgctGATATCCATGCTCAATGATTTAATTTCATATAACTTTGCTGCgtttttttctgcaattctgagatgaaaagaaatcatctcttaccacattttaaaatctggattTCTGCCAGTTTCCTTACAATAGCTACAATTTGTGCcaattcagtaatttttaattacaaattatttttctgcttatactactttttaaaacagttcaaaTAGATACAAttacaaattctttttctatCCTAAGATCCATTCTTATTAAGAACCTAGTGCTTACACAGAGACATTCGCATTTCTTCCCCGTGTCCCAAAGGGCCTTACATAAAACTTGCCATTAAATTTAATCATTAAACGTGGCGTTACATTGGGTCATGTATTTAGGTAATGACAGTGTACTTtcctcaaaattaaaaaataacaagcaaaataagtaatgcatgagaaaggaaacatgTTGTAATATCAAATTAAGTCCATAGAAGAGCATTCAATAAAAACTAAGTATAGAGTGCACACACTCAACACGCTCATTCATGCTAGGTACACTGTTTGAGCAACTCAGCCCCACCATCATCTGGCCAGTAAAGCCTTTACCTCGCTCTGCATCATCCGAGGATTTCGTGCTTGTGTTCACTATGAATCGCTAATTGCTCCTCACGCTACGCAGGTTATCTCACGGCTACGCAGCACCAGACTTGCTGGAGGCAGGGTGAACTTTAACGCAACAGAAACTCTGAAAATTGCTTCCCCGTATTACAATGTAATTTATGAAGGAGagcacaaacaaaataaacaaacacacctTAACGAAAACGTAATCGCTGACAAATGGTAATGAAAAAGGTGCTGTGGGAGGCAAGTGCAATATGCAGCTCCTGCATTCAGTAGCAATAATGTTCATAAAGAGACAAACGGGCTCAGCCAGTGCTGGATGGCTTTTATTCCGTGTCCAGAAGCAGGAGTCATCCTGTGCTTTTGGGGAAGATGAGAACTTGAAGATCAGTGTCACTGGGCAGCTGGAACAGCTGTGGTGATGCTTCCAAGGAGGCCTTTGTTCTTTGTTATTTCTTACAAAGGACAGAGGGGAAAATTGCAGTCTCTACAAAGGTTTCACCTGCACCCCACaagattttttcctgttagtgaACTCCACTGATACAGAACTCCCAAAGAGCTGCCGTCAGaggaaaaccaggacagtggcAATGCTTTCGATGCTGCTGGACACTGTGCAGAAACAGGATACTGAGCTT
This genomic stretch from Balearica regulorum gibbericeps isolate bBalReg1 chromosome 20, bBalReg1.pri, whole genome shotgun sequence harbors:
- the PTGS1 gene encoding prostaglandin G/H synthase 1 — encoded protein: MGGGCRARVPPAAGLRRAGLRLLLAHAVLLCASGSAATDGSVNPCCYYPCQHQGVCVRVGLAGYECDCTRTGYFGANCTSPELWMRLHDLLKPSPAFYHFILTHFKWFWDIINSTFIRDTLMRLVLTVRANLIPSPPTFNSDYGYISWEAYSNVSYYTRVLPPVPDNCPTPMGTKGKQQLPDPQLLAERFLLRQKFEADPQGTNLMFAFFAQHFTHQFFKTSGKMGRGFTKALGHGVDLGHLYGDSLQRQHQLRLFRDGKLKFQVVDGEVYPPMVTDAPVHMVYPSAIPKEKQMAMGQEVFGLLPGLCMYATLWLREHNRVCDILKQEHPTWSDEQLFQTARLILIGETIKIVIEDYVQHLSGYFLSLKFDPELLFGTQFQYRNRIAVEFNQLYHWHGLMPDSFIIQGQEYSYEQFLYNTSMLMDYGVEALVESFSKQIAGRIGGRQTINANVLKVAVGVIRESRQLRLQPFNEYRKRFGMKPYKSFQELTGEEEKAAELEELYGDIDALEFYLGLLLEKPQPNGIFGESMVEIGAPFSLKGLLGNPICSPEYWKPSTFGGATGFEIVKSASLEKLVCLNVKKCPYVAFRVPDAAENGSPRRGGSSTEL